DNA sequence from the Arthrobacter jinronghuae genome:
ACCCGGGCCGCTGTCGCCGGCAGTGCAGGCCCCTACCAGGAGGGCGATCAGTGCTTCCTGCTCCACCGGCTTCAGCGGCGGACCGGGAGCATTGATCTTGGTGGTGGTGCCGTCCGGCTCCGTGAGCGTGATGTTGCTGCGCAGCGGCGCCTCGATGGGCAGGTTCAGGTACTCGACTCCGGCCTGCCGCAATCCGGTCATGACCGGATCGGCGTCGGCGCCGGGAAGGACGGCGACGGACCGGACGCCGGAGACGGTCAAGGCCCGGGAGACGTTTACGCCCTTGCCTCCCGGTTCTTCCCCCGCGGCAACGGCACGCTGGACGGCTCCCCGCTCCAGTACGCCGGGAAGCGAAACGGTGCGGTCGAGGCTGGGATTGGCAGTAAGCGTGAGGATCATGAAGGGGATCCGTCCAGGCCGTGCCTGCCAGGGCCGGCCGCTGTAGGGAGTGGAACTGCTGGCCGGTGCGGTTCCCGGTACTTTAGGTGGCTTCTGCTTGGATACATGAACGCCCGCGATCTGTGGCGATGGCCACGTTTATGCGCTGATGCGACTTTACTTTTGCCGCACCACCCGTGGCAATGGCCGCCGGGCGAGGCCGCGCCGACGGCCTGTAAACGGGGTGCGGCGCTACGCTGAACCGATGGAAAACGTAACGTGGTCCGAGCCGGCAGAGCGACGCCGGGGGCGCGAACTGGTGGTCTTTCTGCACGGCTACGGGTCCGGCGAGCAGGCAATGGAGCGGCTCTTCATTGCCCTGCCGGCTTCTGCTGTCGGAGCCGCCGTGCGGGGGCCATTGGACGTGGGCGGAGCCAGCGGATGGTTTCTGCTGGATCCGCTCCTGAACTCGGACACCACCGAAGTCCTGGAATCGGCCCTCTCGCTGCTGGCCTGGCTGGACCGGATCCGGGCGGAATACGGGTTCACCGGAGTCTCTCTGGTGGGATTCTCCCAGGGCATGGCCATGGCGGGCACGCTGCTGCGGCTGAGGCCGCAGGATTTCCGCGCCGTCGTCGGCCTTTCCGGTTTTATTGCCCGCAACGAACTCCTCGCCGCCGCGGAACCGCTGCCCGTCCGGGTGCCGTTCTTCTGGGGGCGGGACCGGCAGGACTGGGTGATTAACGCAGACGCCGTGGATTACACCGCGCAATGGCTTGACGAGAATGCGGCCCTGACGGCGCGGACCTATTCGGGAATGGGGCATTCCATCGGCGCGCGGGAAATCACCGATGTAGCGGTCTTCCTCCGGCGGTACCTTGCCTCCGACACGCCGTGAGGCAGAATAGGCAGAATCGGCACACGCCCGCGGTACCTAACACACACCCAGTTGAAGAGGAATTCCCCTCGGACTACGAGCTAAGGGTGCTGATCAAGTAGGCTGGAGGAAAGCGTGGCCCACAAGGCCGTGCTTCAAATCACTGTCACTCACACAGCAAGGAGAATCAAATGGGTTTCATTGCGTTCCTTATTCTTGGTCTCATCGCAGGTGCAATTGCAAAGATGGTCCTCCCGGGTCGTCAGGGCGGCGGCTGGATCGCCACCCTGGTTCTGGGTGTCATCGGCGCCCTTCTGGGCGGCTGGCTCGGCGGGCTTCTGTTCGACGTTCCGCTCGAGAACTTCTGGTCGATCCAGACCTGGCTCGTTGCAATCGTCGGCGCACTCATCGTTCTGGTGATCTACGGCTTCGTTACCCGCAAGAGCGGCAACCGCGCCTAATTAGCGCGTAAGCGCCGCTGACGCGGCGTTGATTTAGAGGGCGGGGCCCCGGCGGAATCTTCCGCCGGACCCCGCCCTTTGCTTTAGGTAAAACCGTTGGCGTTGAAGTAATACCGTAGGCGTGTAGCCCGTACCGGATTTCCCCAAGGAGAGTTCTGTGAAGCGACGTAAGTTCAATCCCGCAGCCAAACTGGCCGGACGAGCCACTATGGGTGCGGACGGCAAGCCCAAGCCGCAGGTCGTGAAGGCCATCGAGCGTGCCGTCGAAGTGCAGCGGCCTCTGGTGCTGGCGAACATCCGCAGGATGCAGCGCAAGAACCCGTCCGCCAACGCCGCCGAGCTGATCAGCATCCTGGACCGGCACTACCTCAACGCGGTGACCGGCGGCGGCGCAGCCATCGGTGCCACCGCCGTGGTTCCAGGCGTGGGAACCGTCGCGGCACTTGGCCTGTCAGCAGCAGCGACGGTTGGTTTCCTCGAGGCGACAGCCCTGTACGCACAGTCTGTGGCTGAGCTGCACGGAGTCCGGCTGGCCGATCCGGAGAAGTCCCGGACCATGGTCATGGCCATCATGCTGGGCGAGGAAGGGACGTCCATGATGCAGTCCCTTTCCGGCCGCGGAACCGCACAGGCCTGGGGCAGCAGCATGGGCAGCATGCCTTCCGGCCTGATGGGCTCGGTGGGCGGCAGCATCCGCAAGCAGTTCCTCAAGCGGGTTATGGCCAAGCAGGGCACAGCCCTGCTCGGACGTGCCCTGCCGCTGGGTGTGGGCGCCGTCGTCGGCGGCGTGGGCAACCGGGCCATGGGCAAGGGTGTTATCAAGGCGACCCGGGCCGCCTTCGGTGAACCGCCGACGTCGATCCCCGGACAGCTGGCAGGAGAACTGGACCAGCTGGAGAAGTCAGCCTAGGCGCAGCCTCCCCGGAACTGCGAAAGGCCCGCCGGCATGCCGGCGGGCCTTTCCTGGCTAAAGCGTGCCTGCTTACCCGAATACGGGGTTCAGCCGAACACAGCCGTGGCGATGGTGAAGATTGCCAGCCCGGCCAGCGAACCAACCACTGTGCCGTTGATTCGAATGAACTGCAGGTCCTTGCCGACCTGCAGTTCGATCTTCTCCGAGGTTTCCTGCGCATCCCAGTTCTCGACCGTCTCGGTAATGACGGCGGCAATGTCGTTGCTGTACGTGCGGACGAGGTATCCCGCGGCGTCTGCCACGTAACCGTTCACCTTGGCCGCGAGCTCCGGCTCGTTGATCAGCCGCGTGCCGAAGTCCTGCAGTGCGGACTTGAAGTTCCGGGTGAGTTCGCTGTCCGGGTCATCCGCGGCCGTCATCAGCGCGTTCTTGATGGTGGTCCAGGTGGAGGTCATCAACTCGCGCACCCGCGGGTCATCCAGCACCTGCTCCTTCACTGCATCGGCCTTGGCCATGGTCTTGGGATCCTCCTGCAGGTCCCGGGCCACTCCGGTGAGGTAGTTGTCCAATGCCACGCGCAGCTGGTGGTTGGGGTTTTCCTGCACGTCGATCAGGAACCGTTCAGCCTGGATCTGCACGCGGTCGCCGACCAGGTCATCGACGAAGGCGGGAACCCACGACGGCGAACGCTCGGTTACCAGCCGGCCGATCACTTCAGGGTTGGCCAGGACCCAGTCAGCGAGGCTGTCCACAATCAGGTTTACCAGCTGGTGGTGGTGGCCCTCTTCGAAGATCCGCTGGGCCATTTTGCCGGCCGGCGGCCCCCACTGCGGATCCACCACATGGCGGCGGAACATGGATTCCAGGACGTCGCGGACCGCGTCGTCGTCGAGTACCCGCAGGGCCCCGCGGATGGCGGCGGCACCTTCGGTGGCGACGCGTTCGGCCCCCTCCGGCCGGGCCAGCCAGGCGCCTGCCTTCGCAGCGACGTGCATGGAATCGAGCTTGGCCCGGATGATGTCCTCGGCCAGGAAGTTCTGTTCAACGAACTGGCCCAGCGACGCCCCGATCTGGTCCTTCTTCTCGGGGATGATGGCCGTGTGCGGGATCTTCACACCCATCGGATGCTTGAACAGGGCGGTAACCGCGAACCAGTCGGCAAGGGCGCCCACCATGCCGCCCTCCGCTGCTGCGCGGACGTATTCCAGCCACGGGTACCTGTCCTGCAGTGCGAAGGAAAAGAGGAAGATAACGGCCAGGAGGATCAGCAGGCCGGTGGCGAGCATCTTCATGCGCCGCAGGGCATAGGCGCGCTGCTCATCGGTGGGCTGGGCAACCACGCTCACGCGTGCACCTCCTTCACGGAGAAGGACATCTTCGAGGTTGACGCGTGTTCCAATACCGCTCCCTAATCCAGTGCCGGTCCCGCTTGCCGATCCGCCGTAAGGAACCTCCGTGCGGGACCACCCCAATCTAACCAGTGATTGCCGCAGCTGCGCTACGAGCCGAGGACTCGGCACCGTGTGGTTGAGTAGTGCCATGGCATCCCCCATAGAGGATTATGCGCTGGTTTCGGACCTGCATACCGGAGCCCTCATCTCGCGGACCGGCAGCATGGACTGGCTCTGCCTGCCGCGGTTCGATTCGCCGTCGGTGTTCGGTGCGCTACTCGGGAGCAGCGACCACGGCCGGTGGCTGCTGGCCCCGGAAGATGCCGCTGCGACCGTAACGCACCGCGGGTATGTGGAGTCCACCTTCGTGTTGCGGACCCATTGGCAGACGCCCACCGGTGCGGTTCGGGTCACGGATTTCATGCCGGTGAAGGACCGGCGGGCGTCCCTTATCAGGCGGATCGAGGGCCTGAGCGGCAGTGTGGAGATGCGGCAGGAACTGGAAATCCGCTTTGATTACGGCACGGTCATTCCCTGGGTTTTCCGGGGCTGGGACGACGGCGGCGAGCACCTTTCCGCCATAGCCGGCCCCGGTGCCCTGGTCCTGCGCGGGCCGAGCCTGCCGGACGCGGACAACCACCGCCACGTAGGGCGCTTCATCGTCCGGGCGGGAGAATGCGTGGACCTGGACCTCACCTGGTACCCCTCGCACCGGCCGGTGCCGCCCAAAATGGATGTGGACGCCGCCCTGATCAGGACCACCGCCTACTGGCAGGACTGGGACGGACGCTTCCTGCGGGACGTCCCCTATGAGAAGGCGGTGCGGCGTTCCCTGCTGGTCCTGCGTGCCCTGACCCATGAGGACACCGGCGGGATTGTCGCCGCTCCCACCACCTCCCTGCCCGAGGCGGCGGGAGGGGACCGGAACTGGGACTACCGGTACTGCTGGCTGCGGGATGCCGCCCTGACGCTCGAAGCCATGATGACCCACGGCTACCAGGACGAGGCCCTGCAGTGGCGCAGCTGGCTCCTGCGCGCCGTCGCCGGAGATCCGGAGGACCTGCAGATCATGTACGCCGTGGACGGGGGCCGGGAACTGCCCGAGCGGATACTCCCGCAGTTTCCCGGCTATGGCGGAGCCGCACCCGTGCGCATCGGCAACGGGGCGGTGGGGCAGTACCAGGCGGACGTCGTGGGCGAAGTGATGGTGGCCCTGGACCGGCTGCGGGACAGGGGCGTGCCGGAGGACCATTTTTCCTGGCCCCTGCAGCGGGCGCTGCTGACCTTCCTGGAAAGACACCTGGAAGAGCCGGACCGCGGCATCTGGGAGATGCGCGGGACGCCCCGGCACTTCACCCACTCACGGGTGATGATGTGGGCTGCCTTTGACCGGGCCGCCAAGGCCGCAAGGGCCTACGGGCTCGACGGTCCGGTGGAGGTCTGGGAGGGCCTGCGGGACGGGCTGCGCGATGAAGTGATGGAACGAGGCTGGGATCCCGCCCTGAACTCCTTCACCCAGTTCTACGGCAGCGGCACCGTAGATGCTTCCCTGCTCCAGCTGCCGCATGTGGGTTTCGTGGCTTACGACGACGAGAAAATGCTGGGCACGGTTGCCCGGCTGGAGGCGGAGCTGCTCAACGGCTCCGGACTCCTGCTGCGTTACGCCACCGATAGCGGGGTGGACGGACTGGCGGCGGGGGAGAACCCCTTCCTGGCGTGCAGCTTCTGGCTGGTGGAGCAGTACGCCCACACGGGGCGGCTGCCCTCTGCTCGGCGGCTGATGGACCAGTTGGTGGGGTACGCCAACGAGCTTGGGCTGCTCAGTGAGGAATATGATGCAGAAAACAACACCATGGCCGGGAACTTCCCGCAGGCGTTTTCCCACCTGGCCCTGGTCCGTGCAGCCGATGCGATCGCCGTCGCCGTCGCTGCAGCGCCGCCCGCACCATCCCGGCACGCGGCCGTCCCCACAACCGAAGGAACCCGATGAACCGACAGACGCTCTCAGCAGCGGCCATGGCGGCCCTGCTGACCACCAGCGCGGTCAACCACTTCCGCAACCCGCGCTTCTACAACGCGGTGGTTCCGCGCAGCATCAGCACCGATACCGAGGGGAAGTTCGGGCTGCTGACCCGGCGGCAGTGGACGCACGTCAGCGGAGTCATTGAGTTTGCAGCCGCGGCCGGACTGCTGCTGCCGGGCACCCGGCGGCTGGCGGCAACGGGGACGGCGGCCATGTACGTTGCCTTCATCGCGGGGCATATCTCTGCCCTGCAGCGTGCCTTCGGCCCCCGCGGCGGGGACAAAGAGAAACTGATCCACAGTATCCGGCTCCCGCTCCAGCTGCCGTTGATCCTCTGGGCATGGAACCTGCGGAAATAGCGGATGGCCACTCAACTCCTGCTGCTTTCGGATACGCATCTGCCCAAGCGGGCGAAGGTGCTTCCCGAGGTCCTCTGGGCGGACATTGAAGCCGCCGACATTGTGGTGCACGCCGGTGACTGGGTGAACGAGGAGCTGCTCGACCAGCTCGAGTCCCGCTCGCGGCGGCTGATTGCCTGTTACGGCAACAACGACGGCACCGGGCTGCGTAAGCGGCTGCCGCTGGTGGCCCGGGCCGTGGTCGAGGAGGTGCGGCTCGCCGTCGTGCATGAGACAGGTACCGCCGCAAAGCGCGGAGAGCGGATGGACGCCCAGTTCCCGGACACGGACCTGCTGGTCTTCGGCCACAGCCATATCCCGTGGGACTCCGTAACACCTGCGGGGATGCGCCTGCTGAACCCCGGGTCCCCCACGGACCGTCGGCGGCAGCCGTTCTGCACCTATCTGCGGCTGGAAATTGACGGGAAAACAATAATGCCCGATCTCCAGCGGCTTCCACCGCGGGAGATCGGGCGTTCCTAGGGGCAGGTCAGGCCGGGACGGTGTCCTTGCGGAGGGCCGCCGGTGCGGCCGCCTTGCTTCGGCTGGTGCGCAGGCAGGCGATCGCTCCGCCGCCCACAAGCATCGGAACGATGAAGAGGAAGTAAAGGTTGCCGGGTTCCCAGCCGCCGTCAATCAGGGAGCCGGCCACGATCGGGGAGATGATGGCACCTACCCGGCCCATGCCGGTAATGAACCCGACCGCCGTGGCGCGTACATCCGAGGAGTAGTACACGGGACCGATGGAGAACATGCCGGCGATGCCTGCGTTCACCAGGAAGCCCAGGAGGGCCGCCGCCAGCAGGGCCGTGGGCAGTGCGCCGGTGGAGACCGCGTACACGCCGAAGCCGCCTGCGGCGAGGACAAAGAACGTGACCAGGACCCACTTGACGGCGAAGCGGGCGGCGATGAGTCCGAAGACAATGGAACCGATGATCGCGCCGAGGCTGAAGAGCACGCCGGCGTCGATGCCGTCCTGCGCCGTGAAGCCGCTGGCAGCGACCAGCTTGGGCGTCCAGGAGTTCGCGAAGTAGAAGCTGGCCATCAGCATCATGAATGCGATGGACAGGAAGACGGTGGTCGCCGCGTACTTGCCGGAGAACAGGGACTTCCAGCGTGAGCCGACGGTCAGTGCCGTGCCCTTGGGGATGAGGGGCAGTTCGGTGATCTGCGGCTGGTCCAGGCGGGCCAGGATGCGGTTGGTCTTGTCCAGCGCGCCGTCAGGACGCCGGGTCATGAGGTAGTCCAGGGATTCGGGCAGCAGCTTCAGGATGAACGGAATCATGGCCAGCGTGATGATGCCGCCGAAAATGAACGCCGCATGCCAGCTGTAGGCCGCGATCAGGATGCCCGCAATGATGCCGCCCAGCATGCCGCCGATAGGCTGCCCCGCGCTGTAGAAGCTGATGGAGGTGGAACGCCGTTTGGCCGAGGAGTACTCAGAGACGAAGACGTTGAGGCTCGCCTGCATGGTGCCGATGGCCAGGCCGGTGATGAAGCGCAGGACAAAGAGGACTTCGTAGGAGGGAGCGAACGCGGAGGCGAACATGCCCGCGGAAATCACCAGGGCGCAGATCAGGATGGTCTTCTGCCGGCCGATGATGTCAGCCACCTGGGCCACCAGGATGGATCCCACGGCCATGCCGAAGAGGGCCGAGGAGAGCAGCATGCCCAGCTGGGCACCGCTGAGGTCCCAGTGCTCGCTGATCGAATTGGCGCTGAAAGCCATGACCAGGACATCAAAGCCGTCGATCATGTTCAGGGCGACGCAGATGGCGACAATGCCGACCTGCATGCGCTTCATGGGAGCCGCTTCGATGCGTTCCTTGATTTCCATGGGTCTTACCTAACTTGCTCTTGAGGTGGGGGTGCCCGGCCGTGCTGTACGCATACCGAACGCGTGTTCGTTTTTGGAACCTCAATGAGTGTAGGGCCACAGGGGTGTGTGGTGCGAATTACATCTGCGAGCCTTCCCGGCGGGCACTCCGGGCGGGGTGCCCGGGGCGGTTAACCGCAAAAGCCAGGACCCGCACCTTGCGGCGGGTCCTGGCTTTTCAGGGCGGATCCGGTATCCGTTAGTTCTGGATGCCGGGCTGGAAAACAACCTTGATGCAGCCGTCTTCCTTCTGCTGGAACTTCCGGTACAGCTCCGGTGCGTCCTCGAGGCCGGCCTGGTGGGTCACCAGGTTGGTCACGCCCAGCGGGTCGGCCGGATCCTCGACCAGCGGAATCAGGTCATCAACCCAGCGCTTGACGTTGCACTGGCCCATCCGCAGGTTCAGCTGCTTGTCGAACATGTTCATCAGCGGCATCGGGCTGGCCGTGCCGCCGTACACGCCGCTGAGTGAGACCGTTCCGCCGCGGCGGACGGCGTCGAGTGCGCCGTGCAGGGCGGAGAGCCGGTCGGTCCCGGCCGTTTCCATGGCCTTCTGCGCCAGCTTGTCCGGGAGGAGGCCAACCGCAGTCTGCGCAGCCTTGCCGACCGGGGAGCCGTGTGCTTCCATGCCGACGGCATCCACTACGGAATCCGGGCCGCGGCCGTCGGTCATTTCACGCAGCTCGTCGGCTACGTCCTTGTGCAGGTCCAGCACCTCGACGCCGTACTGTGCAGCGAGCTTCCGGCGCTCCTCCTCGGGCTCCACGGCGATGACGCGGTAGCCGAGGTGGGTGCCGATGCGGGCAGCAAACTGGCCAACCGGTCCCAGGCCGTAGACGGCCAGGGTGCCGCCGTCGGGCACGTTGGCGTACTGCACGCCCTGCCAGGCGGTGGGCAGGATGTCGGAGAGGAACAGGTAACGGTGGTCCGGCAGTTCCGAGCCGACCTTGATGGGGCCGTAGTCAGCATGCGGCACGCGCAGGTATTCAGCCTGGCCGCCCGGGACGGAACCGTAGAGCTCCGAGAAGCCGAACAGCTGGGCACCCATTCCCTTTTCGCGGACCTGGGTGACTTCACACTGGGTCTGCAGGCCCTGGCGGCACATGAAACAGCTGCCGCAGGCAATCTGGAAGGGGATGACCACCCGGTCGCCCTTCTTCAGATTGGTGACTGCCGAGCCGACCTCTTCCACGATGCCCATGGACTCATGGCCCAGGATGTCACCCGGCTTCATGTACGGCATCAGCACGCCGTAAAGGTGGAGGTCTGATCCACAGACCGCGGTGGAGGTGACGCGGATGATCGCGTCGGTGGGTTCCTGGATCACCGGATCCGGAACTACCTCGACGCTGACGGACTCTTTACCCTGCCATGTAACTGCTTTCACGTGCGATCCTCCTGCTGGTTGCATTCTGAAGTGCGTTGAAAGAACTAACTCCCATTGTGTCAATTCATAAGCGTACTGACAAAACAGGTGTTTTCTCGGGCAGAATGCCTTCGGCGGGGCGGAAGGGGTTTGCGGGCAGGCTAGGAGGGCCGGGCCGGCAGGCTACGCCACCGCGGAGCGGTTCCGGCGGGTACCGCGGTGTCCCTGGGGGCGGTTTCGCGGGGTCCGGCAAGGACCCGGGTATCCCGGCGCAGGATCATTTCCAGTGCAGTCTCGTTATCCAGTGCTTCCTGGCTCCCCGGGGGAAGGCTGCCGGCGGCTGGATGGCCGGGCAGGGCATCCGGTGGAAGCTGGATGTGCACGCGCAGCTGCAGGTGGGCGGGCGCCGAGCGCTCGACGTCGTCCGCGACCCCGGCAAGCACCTCCAAGGCAGCGGCTTCGATCCGGGCGGTGCGCGTGAGGTTCACGCAGATATCGGCGCCGAGGGTGGCGGTGTGCTGGAGGATGTTCAGCAGGGTCCCGCAGCTGGCGCCTGTGAGTGCTCCGCGGACTTCAATCGAGGCTGCTGCATTCCGCGTATCTATCCGGACCAGGACACGAAGCGGCTTTTCCATGTCTTCTCCACGCCGACAGGTATTCCCGGCCGCTGCTTAACCGGGTCTGCAACCGTACCAACGCGGATGTCCCGCTGTCTGCCGTTCTTTCCTTTTTAGCTGATTTCGGTTGCAAACGCTTAGAACGTAGCAGCGGATTCCGTGTGGCGTTCGACGACGGCGGCGGTCGCCTCCGCAATGGCTTCCTCTTCGTCGGTGGGCACTACGAGGACGGGAATGGCGGAGTCGGGCGTGCTGATCCGCCGGGCCTGCTTGCCGGTTGCAAGGTTGGCTTCGGTGTCGAGCCGGATGCCGAGGGGACCCAGCTGGTCCACCACCAGCTGGCGGAAACTCCAGCCGTTTTCGCCGATCCCCGCAGTGAAAACCACCGCCTGCGCGCCGCCGACGGCCACGTGGTAGCCGCCGATGTACTTGGCCAGCCGGTAGGCGGCCACGGTCAGGGCCAGCCGGGCCTGCTCATTACCGTTGTCGGCCGCTTCCTCGATGCCGCGCATGTCCGACTCGCCGGCCAGGGCCCGCAGCCCGGACTCCCGGTTGAGCAGGTTGTCCAGGGCATCGGCGTCGTACCCCTGGCGGGCCAGGAAAATGAGGATCGACGGGTCAACGTCTCCGCTGCGGGTGCCCATCACCAGGCCCTCCAGCGGGGTGAATCCCATGGACGTGTCGATGCTCCTGCCGCCCTTGATGGCCGCCACCGAGGCTCCGTTGCCCAGATGGGCGATCACGCCGTCGAACTCTGCAGGCTCAATGCCCAGGAACCGTGCAGCGGCCGGTGCCACGTAGGCGTAGCTGGTGCCGTGGAAGCCGTAGCGACGGATGCCGTGGCGCCGGTACAGGCTGTCGGGCAGCGCGTAGCGCCAGGCGTGTTCGGGCAGGGTGCGGTGGAAAGCGGTGTCGAAGACGGCCACCTGCGGGATCTTCGGCCACTTGTCATGGACGGCGCGGATACCCATGGCGCTCGCGGGGTTGTGCAGCGGGGCCAGCGGGCTGAGCCGTTCAATTGAGCGGACAATTTCGTTGTTGACCAGTACGGGTTCGCTGAAGCGTTCCCCGCCGTGCACCACCCGATGCCCCACGGCGTCGATTGTGCGTCCGTCCAGCTCGTCGCGGAGCCGGCTGCTGAGTTCTTCCAGTGCGGAGGCGTGGTCCGGAACCACGTCGCCGATCCGGTCAATGATGCCCTTGGCCAGCAGCTCCTGGGTGTTGGTCTCCCGAACCTGGTACTTCAGCGAAGAGGAACCGGAATTGATGACAAGAACCAGCATTTAATCCTCCTGTGCCTGCACCGCGGTGATGGCTACGGTGTTCACGATGTCCTCAACGGTGCAGCCGCGGCTGAGGTCGTTGACCGGTTTGCGCAGGCCCTGCAGGATCGGGCCCACGGCCACGGCTCCGGCGGACTGCTGGACGGCCTTATAGGTGTTATTTCCGGTATTCAGGTCGGGGAAGATGAACACCGTGGCCTGTCCCGCCACCGAGGAGCCCGGCGCCTTGGAGGCGGCTACGGAGGCGTCGACGGCGGCATCGTACTGGATGGGTCCTTCCACCGGGAGGTCCGGGCGGGCACGGCGGACCAGCTCGGTGGCCTGCCGTACGCGTTCCACCGAGCCACCCGTTCCGGAGGAGCCGGTGGAGTAGGAGAGCATGGCGACCCGCGGCGTGACTCCGAACTGTTCGGCGGTTGCGGCGGAGGCCAAGGCGATGTCCGCCAGCTGCTCGGCGTCCGGGTCCGGGTTTACGGCGCAGTCGCCGTAAACAAGGACGCGGTCTTCCAGCAGCATCAGGAACACCGAGGAGACAATCTTGACGCCTTCCCGGGTCCGGATGAACTCCAGTGCGGGCCGGATGGTGTTGGCAGTGGTGTGGGCTGCGCCGGAGACCATGCCGTCCATCCTGCCCAGCTGCACCATCATGGTGCCGAAATATGCCCCGTGGAGCATACGTTCGTTGGCGTCTTCCAGGGATACGCCCTTGTGCTTACGGAGTGTGGCGTATTCCCTGGCGAATTCTTCGCGCAGGGCACTGGTCGCCGGGTTGATGAGGTTGATGTTGGAAAGGTCAACGCCTTGGCTTGCTGCCAGCTCGCGGATCTGGCCCTCCGGTCCCAGTACCGTCAGGGCACAGACGTCCCGCCGGCTGAGGATCTCCGCCGCCTGCAGCACCCGCAGGTCCAACCCTTCCGGCAGTACGATCCGCTGCCGGCTTGTACGTGCCCGCACGATCAGCTCGTTGAGGAAGCGCAGGGGAGTGGTGGTGGCCGGACGGGGTAGTGCCAGGCGTTCCAGCATCTCTGCCTCATCCACATGTCGAGACCAGGTGCCCAGCGCTGCAGCGACCTTCCGCCGGTTTCCACTGGAAATCTCGCCGCGGACCCGGCTGACCCGGCGAGCGGTGACATAGGTGTCCGTCCCGACTTCAAAGACGGGAAAGGGTGCCGAGGCCAGCAGTCCCAGAATGGCCGGTTCCACGTCGATGCCGCCGGTGAGGATCATGCCGCTGGCGACGGGAAAGTCGGAGGAGAAGGAGGACGCCAGAGTGGCGACCATAACGTCCGCGCGGTCGGCGGGGACGATCACCAGAGTCCCGTCCGAGAGCTGGGGGATGAAATTCCCCACGGTCATGGCGGCCACCTTGACGGCGGAAACGTCGCGTTCAAGGTTGGCGCTGCCGGCCACCTGGCGGGCCTGCAGCGCCGTCTGCACTTCGGCGATCGACGGCTGGGAGATTTCACTCTGTTCGGGAATGACGTAGACCGGCCGGCCGCTCTGTCCGGGCCGGATGGCGGCGGTGATGGCCTCGACGTCGGACGGTGCTGCCCGGTTGACCATCACGGCCAGCAGGTCGCACTTCGCGTCGGCCAATTGGCGGCGGGCCACGTCGACGGCGTCGGCCGTCTCCGCCGCCGTGGTTTCCTGGGCGTTGACGACGGCGAGCACGACAGTGCCCAGGTCATTGGCCAGCCGGGCGTTGAGATCGAACTCCAGGGCGACGTCGTGCCCGGAGAGGTCGGTGCCTTCGACAATGACGACATCGCAGTTCGCGGCAATTTCGCTGTAGACGGCCAGGCAGCGGGCATCGACCTCGCCCCGCTCCCCGGCAACCAGCAGCGCACGCAGCTGTGCCCGGGTGAGGCCGCCGCGGCAGGTGGCCGGACCAAGGTTGAAGCGGCGCTGCATCAGCTCCACCATGGGATCCTGCGCCGGATGGTCGCCCTCGACGATCGGCCGGAAGAAGCCAACCCGGTCTGCATGCCGGCCGAGCATGTCCGCCAGCCCCAGACTGATCAGGGATTTGCCGGATCCGGGCGTCATGGCGCTTACATAGATTCCACGGGCCATAGCTGCTTGTCCGTTCGTTGCCGGGATGAAACCTGGGTTAGCCGCCCCTGACAAGCGAGTGGCGTACGTCATATCCATCCTCCCAAAAGGCTGCGGCACTTGCCAGCCAGAGCCCCGGCGCCGGTTCCCCAGGGGGTGCTTCTT
Encoded proteins:
- a CDS encoding DoxX family protein — translated: MNRQTLSAAAMAALLTTSAVNHFRNPRFYNAVVPRSISTDTEGKFGLLTRRQWTHVSGVIEFAAAAGLLLPGTRRLAATGTAAMYVAFIAGHISALQRAFGPRGGDKEKLIHSIRLPLQLPLILWAWNLRK
- a CDS encoding alpha/beta hydrolase — its product is MENVTWSEPAERRRGRELVVFLHGYGSGEQAMERLFIALPASAVGAAVRGPLDVGGASGWFLLDPLLNSDTTEVLESALSLLAWLDRIRAEYGFTGVSLVGFSQGMAMAGTLLRLRPQDFRAVVGLSGFIARNELLAAAEPLPVRVPFFWGRDRQDWVINADAVDYTAQWLDENAALTARTYSGMGHSIGAREITDVAVFLRRYLASDTP
- a CDS encoding GlsB/YeaQ/YmgE family stress response membrane protein; protein product: MGFIAFLILGLIAGAIAKMVLPGRQGGGWIATLVLGVIGALLGGWLGGLLFDVPLENFWSIQTWLVAIVGALIVLVIYGFVTRKSGNRA
- a CDS encoding metallophosphoesterase family protein, with protein sequence MATQLLLLSDTHLPKRAKVLPEVLWADIEAADIVVHAGDWVNEELLDQLESRSRRLIACYGNNDGTGLRKRLPLVARAVVEEVRLAVVHETGTAAKRGERMDAQFPDTDLLVFGHSHIPWDSVTPAGMRLLNPGSPTDRRRQPFCTYLRLEIDGKTIMPDLQRLPPREIGRS
- a CDS encoding DUF445 domain-containing protein; this translates as MKMLATGLLILLAVIFLFSFALQDRYPWLEYVRAAAEGGMVGALADWFAVTALFKHPMGVKIPHTAIIPEKKDQIGASLGQFVEQNFLAEDIIRAKLDSMHVAAKAGAWLARPEGAERVATEGAAAIRGALRVLDDDAVRDVLESMFRRHVVDPQWGPPAGKMAQRIFEEGHHHQLVNLIVDSLADWVLANPEVIGRLVTERSPSWVPAFVDDLVGDRVQIQAERFLIDVQENPNHQLRVALDNYLTGVARDLQEDPKTMAKADAVKEQVLDDPRVRELMTSTWTTIKNALMTAADDPDSELTRNFKSALQDFGTRLINEPELAAKVNGYVADAAGYLVRTYSNDIAAVITETVENWDAQETSEKIELQVGKDLQFIRINGTVVGSLAGLAIFTIATAVFG
- a CDS encoding glycoside hydrolase family 15 protein yields the protein MWLSSAMASPIEDYALVSDLHTGALISRTGSMDWLCLPRFDSPSVFGALLGSSDHGRWLLAPEDAAATVTHRGYVESTFVLRTHWQTPTGAVRVTDFMPVKDRRASLIRRIEGLSGSVEMRQELEIRFDYGTVIPWVFRGWDDGGEHLSAIAGPGALVLRGPSLPDADNHRHVGRFIVRAGECVDLDLTWYPSHRPVPPKMDVDAALIRTTAYWQDWDGRFLRDVPYEKAVRRSLLVLRALTHEDTGGIVAAPTTSLPEAAGGDRNWDYRYCWLRDAALTLEAMMTHGYQDEALQWRSWLLRAVAGDPEDLQIMYAVDGGRELPERILPQFPGYGGAAPVRIGNGAVGQYQADVVGEVMVALDRLRDRGVPEDHFSWPLQRALLTFLERHLEEPDRGIWEMRGTPRHFTHSRVMMWAAFDRAAKAARAYGLDGPVEVWEGLRDGLRDEVMERGWDPALNSFTQFYGSGTVDASLLQLPHVGFVAYDDEKMLGTVARLEAELLNGSGLLLRYATDSGVDGLAAGENPFLACSFWLVEQYAHTGRLPSARRLMDQLVGYANELGLLSEEYDAENNTMAGNFPQAFSHLALVRAADAIAVAVAAAPPAPSRHAAVPTTEGTR